The Nomia melanderi isolate GNS246 chromosome 7, iyNomMela1, whole genome shotgun sequence genome includes a window with the following:
- the LOC116430465 gene encoding protein-lysine N-methyltransferase SMYD4, translated as MDMDKARELVLTIKQNNKSHGGYGLQKECEALVGHILQNMLKSPLPTLIPETKNEEDSIRYREEGNQYFVMGDDNEAIKYYTLSLAYANNEELMSHAHANRSAALYRKQMFKECLIDIDSALNLGYPEEKRKKLKERGAKAIEELKKKLKIKDNESINTEKLMEMCLTETIEELPVTVKYKNGKAKDNDEEACKNGQLNGNKEDSINGCGNPLSKKKEPRYIIDEGPLKLAYGPSKEAPAVSDGVIISFSEKYGRHLEATKEFKPGDVVSIEEPYAHIIYAQKYHTHCHHCLSRSCNLIPCPRCPMAVYCSEECRSIAWNMAHDLECPILAVLGNLFNVDKDKVRMLTKIVRFLIVVTAKGKKIAELHEDMKIAERNPDDRTAGFTDEGILDSKSARSALSLATNMTTRPLIGISAFACISALASILLATQTNFFCKKYKMNEIKDVNNVPQLKFCGSLMFRACVIMSSNCFTIQQEPGIKTGSGLYVTHSLYNHSCAPNTFRHFEGLTMLTRALEPIYPGDQIFTGYGAAYAHMPRSERREKIMEDYFFECDCPACDANWPMYNEILQNHIGSITKNKELVEKLKPYKQRLVKNMYDIDAVKSVLCILYKEVSQPCEEIVHAEQYLKSYYLDPRE; from the exons ATGGATATGGACAAAGCAAGGGAACTAGTACTGActataaagcaaaataataaGTCTCATGGAGGATATGGCTTACAAAAAGAGTGTGAAGCACTTGTTGGCCATATTTTGCAAAATATGTTGAAGTCTCCATTACCCACTTTAATTCCTGAAACGAAAAATGAAGAAGATTCTATCAGATACAGAGAAGAAG GAAATCAGTATTTTGTAATGGGTGACGATAATGAAgccataaaatattatacattgagCTTAGCATATGCAAATAATGAAGAACTTATGTCCCATGCTCATGCCAATAGATCAGCAGCTTTATACAGAAAACAAATGTTCAAAGAGTGTTTAATAGATATTGATTCTGCTTTGAATCTTGGATATccagaagagaaaagaaaaaaattgaaggaaaGGGGGGCAAAAGCTATTGAAGaacttaaaaagaaattgaaaatcaaagACAATGAATCTATTAATACGGAGAAATTAATGGAGATGTGTTTAACAGAAACAATTGAAGAGCTACCTGTAactgtaaaatacaaaaatgggAAAGCCAAAGATAATGATGAAGAGGCATGCAAAAATGGACAGCTTAATGGAAATAAAGAAGATTCAATTAATGGTTGTGGTAATCCActaagtaaaaaaaaagaaccaagatatataatagatgaaGGTCCTTTAAAGTTAGCTTATGGTCCTAGCAAAGAGGCTCCTGCAGTTAGCGATGgtgttataatttctttctcggAAAAATATGGACGTCATTTAGAAGCTACTAAAGAATTTAAACCGGGAGATGTTGTTTCTATTGAAGAACCGTATGCACACATCATTTATGCACAAAA ATATCATACACATTGTCACCACTGTCTTTCAAGAAGCTGTAATTTAATTCCATGTCCAAGGTGCCCTATGGCAGTATATTGCTCAGAAGAATGTAGATCAATAGCTTGGAATATGGCACATGATTTAGAGTGTCCAATTTTAGCAGTTCTGGGAAATTTATTCAATGTTGATAAAGACAAAGTAAGAATGCTTACCAAAATTGTTCGTTTTCTGATTGTAGTAACAGCAAAAGGCAAGAAGATTGCAGAACTGCACGAAGATATGAAAATAGCAGAACGTAATCCAG aTGATAGAACTGCAGGATTTACAGATGAAGGTATACTGGACAGCAAGAGTGCACGATCTGCTTTAAGCCTTGCAACTAACATGACAACAAGGCCACTCATTGGTATCAGTGCATTTGCCTGTATTTCAGCTTTGGCCTCTATCCTTCTAGCCACACAGACTAATTTCTTCTGcaagaaatacaaaatgaatgaaataaaagacgTTAATAATGTCCCTCAGTTAAAATTTTGTGGCAGCCTCATGTTTCGTGCCTGTGTCATAATGTCTTCTAATTGCTTCACA atACAACAAGAACCAGGAATTAAAACTGGTTCTGGACTATATGTGACGCATAGCTTGTACAACCACTCCTGTGCTCCAAACACTTTTCGTCATTTTGAAGGATTGACAATGCTCACTCGTGCTTTGGAACCAATATATCCTGGAGATCAAATATTCACTGGTTATGGTGCTGCATATGCACATATGCCAAGAtctgaaagaagagagaaaataATGGAGGACTATTTCTTTGAATGTGACTGTCCTGCCTGTGATGCCAACTGGCCAATGTACAACGAAATTCTTCAGAATCACATTGGTTCCATCACCAAAAACAAAGAACTCGTAGAGAAACTGAAACCATATAAGCAGAGATTGGTAAAGAATATGTATGATATTGATGCTGTAAAATCCGTTCTTTGTATTCTATACAAAGAAGTGTCCCAGCCTTGCGAAGAGATAGTACACGCAGAACAATACCTAAAGAGTTATTACTTAG ATCCACGAGAATGA
- the Pfdn4 gene encoding prefoldin subunit 4: protein MSKDCNVYVTFEDQQKINKFARLYAKMESLQSQVKGKQDELKNLEDACDEVSNLFLLDEDVKIPYYIGEVFVWEDMEKTQGYLDDLKVKKKTEISNLESQSADLKNILNDLKTQLKAKFGSSINLDVYED from the exons ATGTCGAAA GATTGCAATGTTTATGTTACGTTCGAAGatcaacagaaaattaataaatttgcaaGATTATATGCAAAGATGGAAAGCTTGCAGTCACAGGTGAAAGGCAAACAG GACGAGTTAAAAAACTTGGAAGACGCATGTGACGAAGTGTCTAATTTATTCCTACTAGATGAAGATGTCAAAATACCTTATTATATAGGAGAAGTTTTTGTCTGGGAAGATATGGAAAAAACACAG gGCTATTTGGATGATCTTAAAGTGAAGAAGAAAacggaaatttcaaatttggaaAGCCAGAGTGCTGATTTGAAGAACATTTTGAATGATTTAAAAACTCAATTAAAAGCAAAGTTTGGTAGTAGTATAAACTTGGATGTATATGAAGATTGA